One segment of Erigeron canadensis isolate Cc75 chromosome 2, C_canadensis_v1, whole genome shotgun sequence DNA contains the following:
- the LOC122589482 gene encoding high mobility group B protein 9-like: MSLASKTGSEAESYPVALASHDDVVKDSSLFWKTLHSFHHSMGTKLMIPVIGGKELNLHIVYIEVTKRGGFDKVVAYKKWREVGSIFGFSTTTTSASYALRKHYLKFLYQYEQTYFLSSKSSIYTECLSFEAAGIIHTKFEYGYLVTIQFGSEILHGVLYQAQHKAMVPYDMDPTSTTMRKKRKSRGDPTRPKTNRSGYNFFFAKKHAELKSRYPEREREFTKMIGESWNNLSPEDKIVYQKQGLMDKERYQREMIEYKERLKHGVCQIVS, from the exons ATGTCACTGGCAAGTAAAACTGGTAGTGAGGCTGAATCTTATCCAGTCGCACTTGCCTCCCATGACGACGTAGTTAAAGACTCTTCTCTTTTCTGGAAAACGCTCCATAGCTTTCATCACTCCATGGGTACAAAACTCAT GATTCCTGTGATAGGAGGAAAGGAGCTAAACTTGCATATTGTGTACATAGAAGTGACCAAGAGAGGTGGTTTTGACAAG GTCGTGGCATACAAAAAATGGAGGGAGGTGGGTTCAATTTTTGGATTCTCTACAACCACAACTAGTGCTTCTTATGCACTAAGAAAACATTACTTGAAATTCTTATATCAATATGAACAAACTTACTTTTTGTCATCCAAATCTTCTATCTACACAG aGTGTTTATCGTTTGAAGCCGCTGGGATAATTCATACCAAATTTGAATACGGTTATCTAGTGACAATACAATTCGGTTCTGAGATCCTTCATGGAGTTCTTTATCAAGCGCAACACAAGGCCATGGTTCCATATGATATGGACCCGACTAGTACAACGATGAGAAAAAAGAGGAAATCCAGAGGTGACCCAACTCGCCCAAAGACTAATCGAAGCGGATACAATTTCTTCTTTGCAAAAAAACATGCCGAACTCAAGTCAAGATATCCCGAAAGAGAAAGAGAGTTCACAAAGATGATCGGCGAGTCATGGAACAACCTTTCTCCCGAAGATAAAATT GTTTATCAGAAGCAAGGATTGATGGATAAGGAGAGGTATCAAAGGGAAATGATCGAGTATAAAGAAAGATTAAAACATGGAGTATGCCAAATTGTATCCTAA